The Watersipora subatra chromosome 1, tzWatSuba1.1, whole genome shotgun sequence genome has a window encoding:
- the LOC137386086 gene encoding oxaloacetate decarboxylase, mitochondrial-like codes for MNKLDMSSAARFAEFGKKIVAVGRNYSEHAKELGNAVPAEPILFLKPTTSYITKGSPIILPKGANELHHEVELGVIISKKCKDISAADALSHIAGCTVALDMTDRVKQTELKNKGLPWSVAKGFDTSCPVGDFTPLSSMPKSLQALDIWLKVNNETKQSGNTKDMIFSVPDLVSYISGIFTLEPGDLVLTGTPAGVGPVKSGDVITAGIEGCPNIEYYIK; via the exons ATGAATAAGTTAGATATGTCATCCGCAGCACGTTTTGCAGAATTCGGAAAGAAAATAGTTGCTGTCGGTAGGAATTACAG TGAGCATGCGAAGGAGCTAGGCAATGCAGTGCCTGCAGAACCGATCTTGTTTCTGAAGCCAACGACGTCATACATTACTAAAGGCAGTCCAATTATT CTGCCCAAGGGAGCTAATGAGCTGCATCACGAGGTCGAATTAGGTGTGATTATCAGCAAAAAGTGCAAGGACATTTCAGCAGCTGATGCCTTGAGTCATATTGCTGGTTGCACTGTCGCTCTCGATATGACAGACCGAGTCAAACAGACAGAGCTAAAAAACAAGGGACTACCGTGGTCTGTAGCCAAGGGCTTTGATACTTCATGCCCAGTAGGGGACTTCACTCCACTCTCCTCTATGCCGAAGAGCCTGCAAGCTCTGGACATTTGGTTAAAAGTTAATAATGAAACGAAGCAAAGCGGCAACACTAAGGATATGATATTCTCAGTGCCAGACTTGGTTAGCTACATAAGTGGTATATTTACTCTTGAGCCTGGAGACCTAGTTCTTACTGGCACACCAGCTGGGGTGGGCCCTGTTAAATCTGGTGATGTTATAACAGCTGGGATTGAAGGCTGCCCCAACATTGAATATTATATTAAGTGA